GAAGTCCGTTGACGACAACTTCCCAATCCACGAAATAtcataggaaaaaaaaaatacatatatatatacccatTTAGAGTTAACCTACGCAAGTTCATCCAATCTAGACCAGCGACTGAGAATTCATTGTTCACGTCGCATATGATAAGACCACATTCGGAGTTAGGCATGGAAAGGTTTCCATGCGAGGTATTAAGCATGATGGGCTATTGCGTTCGCTTGAGCATCTTCTGTTATAAGGCTGTTATGAAGTAGCTCCtagcacatacgaccataggtagtggagaattcggggtcccgtctgctcccccatagacaagccactaaccggcagattagtagtcaggtgggtgaccactggcgaacaccggctgttgtatgttttttttttctttttttaatttgtaCATACGTTATTTTATGTTTAGTGGGCAGTTATGATTTAAGAaataagattaattaaatatgTTCATCCAAAAATGTACTAGACTCAAGGCTCTAGCGTACTACGGGTGCTTCTTATCGATATCGGCGCTTAAACAATCAGGCTCAGGCTATACACAACAATTTCATCGTGATGGTGGTACAATCAACGAGCACATGCTATAACGCTTCTCGTCATGCTGCCCTCTCGTACTCTGAGGCCAATACAGCTTCATTCGAGGCTTGCGGCACGGCCAATTGCCTTGTGTAGGCGATGTATCTGGTCAACAGCATCAGTGGGTTCAAGGAACCATCCGCTGAAAAGAGACATGTAAGGAACTCCAGCttattacatgtatatatacgtGCCAAGCAGAAGAACCATGTGTTCATGCCTAGATATACAGCCCCCTACTATTTGCATTTGAAATACCGACTGTCGTGTTAACTCTTCTCTCGTAGCTCGCCTGTACCGTACAATTCTCGCATTGTCAAGCGACTCCGCCACCAAGCAAGTAGCAACACAGATAAAGAGGTAGCAGAGAAACCGAAATCCGCTCCGTCTATCCACGAGGACATATACACAATACCGAATTTCCTTACTGTGACACGAATAGCTGCAAGCCCAGTCATAGGATACCTCATATTACAAGATGCGAATACCTGGGCTGTAGGCTTGCTGGCATACGCTGGCCTTTCAGATTTGGTTGACGGATGGATAGCGAGGAGATGGAACCGCAGAACAGTTGTAGGGACGATTATTGATCCAATGGCGGATAAAATTCTCATGACCATATTGACGGTTTGCCTGGCCGTCAAGGGAGCATTGCCAGGTACGTGAAAAGCGAATTCTAAATCCATGAGGCTTTACTGGGACTATTTGATTGACGCCTGGCCTTTATCAGTGTGGGTTGCTAGCATTATCCTCGGCAGGGATGTTGGGTTAGCTATTTCAGCCATTTACTTTCGCTGGATTTCATTGCCGCCGCCTAAAACGTTTTCACGATACTGGGACTTTTCACTGCCATCAGCCGAAGTTCGACCTACCACAATCAGCAAATACAACACCTTTCTTCAGTTGGCCTTGGTCGGTCTGACAACCGCAGCGCCGATTTTGAGCGTTGATTTAGCACCGACACTCACCATTATGCAGTAAGTCTTGAGGAATCAACCACCACCCATCAAACACTCTTTTGCTTGCATTTTTGCTCACAGGACTTTTAGGTACATCGTGGCTACTACTACCATTTGGAGCGGAGCGAGCTATATCTTCTCAAAGGATGCAATCAAGATCCTAAATAAGCCTTGAGCTATGTAAATGTgcattttaatttaaagcgTAATGTTGTAAAAAATACACTAAAGTATATACAAGTAGAAATAAGACAATTACAGGcgtaagagagagaaaggaatcACAAACCATGTTATCCAATGGATGAAATGGCATCAAATAGCTCCAATGAATGGTGAGCGCAATATATGCATTTGTTATTTTGCATTGCTGAGCCCCAGCTCCCTTGATGGGCTGCCTTCCATCACGTGTTAGTGCATCTCGCGGTCGGCGGGTGTATTTAATTCCACTTTTAAATTCTACCTGCCTAAGATACCGCGCTATTGCGCAGCGCGTGCGTTTGACTCGCCAATCGACGCAACTCAACTCTGAAAGCTTTACTAATTAGGCACAAGGTAGCGTGAAAGCTCCTACGCCGtgatccatccatccatcgctCACCTGCGCTTCTTCCCTCGACTGCTGCACGGCTTCACGCAGAGCTCTAGTGCAAAATGAGATTTAAAATAGAGTACGCTCGTCCAGCTCACGATGCGTGTATTGAAGCTCATGTGTGACTAGTGATTTGCCTGTGTTATTTCCTTATCCAAGGATATATCCAGGTATGTTCCCAACGCTCCCATGCACGCCCTTGCTGTGTATACATACCTAGCTAACATACCCAACGAACAATATGCGTGAGTTGATTTGTAtggggggggttttttttttcctttaatGCCAGCTGACCATTGGCAAACTCTACCAGCTACATGTGTGATCTGAAAAGTATAACCTAGATTCTACCCTGTGTGATCAGCCACTTACAGGTCACAGAAACCCTCGATGCGGGTGGCCATTGTGTCCTGGAAATGCCGTCAGGAACCGGCAAGACCGTGTCACTGCTATCTCTCATTGTTGCGTACCAGCAGCATATGCCCGAGAAGCGAAAGCTCATCTATTGTTCACGTGGGCAGCCCTCACGGCGTCTCGCTGGTTGAGTGATGCTGACATGGCCGACAGGAACAATGTCGGAGATCGAGAAGGCTTTAGTCGAGCTGCAATCTCTGATGAAGTATCGCGCCGAACAGTTGGGCTATGAAGAAGAGTTTCGCGGCCTTGGTCTAACAAGTCGAAAGAACTTGTGCCTTCATCCCTCTgtcaaaagggaaaaaagtgGCTCGGTTGTTGATGCACGTTGCAGAAGTTTGACTGCAGGCTTtgtcaaagaaaagaaagatcgAGGTGAAAATGTGGATGTCTGCGTCTATCACGATGTATGTCcgttgtttttgttgttttgttgtttttgttgaCATGCTGAATCGATGAACCCCAAACTAACGTAGTTCAGAATCTTGATCTCCTTGAACCGCATAACTTGATACCCAACGGCGTATGGTCATTTGATGCGCTCCTAAAGTATGGAGAAGAGCACAAGCAGTGTCCATATTTTACTGCACGGCGCATGGTACTGCCCTATTTTGACATCCATTCTGCAAGAATTGCTTCTGACATTGGCAAATAGATGCAATATTGTAATGTTGTCATCTTCTCATATCACTATCTCCTCGATCCAAAGATTGCTGAGCGTGTAACGAAAGACTTCTCCAAGGATTGTATTGTAGTCTTTGACGAAGCTCACAACATTGACAACGTCTGCATCGAGTCACTTAGTACCGACATCACTGAAGACTCAATACGCAAAGCTACTCGCAGCGCACAGCACCTAGAGCGACGAATTGCTGAGATGAGAGAGACCGATcaagagcagcttcagaATGAATACGAAAAGCTTGTTCAAGGGCTTCGGGAAGCTGATGAGTCAAGGCAGGAAGATGCCTTCATGGCCAATCCAGGTAA
The Trichoderma asperellum chromosome 7, complete sequence DNA segment above includes these coding regions:
- a CDS encoding uncharacterized protein (TransMembrane:4 (i84-107o113-131i152-176o249-267i)), which encodes MLPSRTLRPIQLHSRLAARPIALCRRCIWSTASVGSRNHPLKRDISPVPYNSRIVKRLRHQASSNTDKEVAEKPKSAPSIHEDIYTIPNFLTVTRIAASPVIGYLILQDANTWAVGLLAYAGLSDLVDGWIARRWNRRTVVGTIIDPMADKILMTILTVCLAVKGALPVWVASIILGRDVGLAISAIYFRWISLPPPKTFSRYWDFSLPSAEVRPTTISKYNTFLQLALVGLTTAAPILSVDLAPTLTIMQYIVATTTIWSGASYIFSKDAIKILNKP